From the genome of Nitrospinaceae bacterium, one region includes:
- a CDS encoding glycosyl transferase → MINIVFITRSLNYGGATTQLVNLVKGLDREKFNPTVLTFYSGPLEKDLREANARIIPMEKKGRWHMFGFLIKLYRLVKEQNPDVIHGYLTFPNILTVMLKPFFPKARTVYGVRASNMDLSRYDWLARLIDSVESRLSRFTDLIIANSKAGFKYALKQGFPEAKMIVIPNGIDTEHFKPDYIAGQKIRNEWGVREDEFLIGLVGKLDPMKDHPTFIKAAALFSKEKQRENVRFVCVGGGRDSYRDKLIAMGKELGLSNRILWINPRSDMPAVFNAFDIATSSSSFGEGFPNVVGEAMACKIPCVVTDVGDSPWVVGKTGIVVPPENPEALAAGWAECMAKDKDEAAQEARFRIENNFSLRHLFQRTEQALTMNGKTPNNDPLLETID, encoded by the coding sequence ATGATAAACATCGTTTTCATAACGCGTTCTTTAAATTACGGCGGCGCCACAACGCAGTTGGTAAATCTGGTCAAAGGCCTTGACAGAGAGAAATTCAACCCGACGGTTTTGACGTTTTACTCTGGACCTCTTGAGAAAGATTTGCGGGAAGCCAACGCGCGTATCATTCCGATGGAGAAGAAAGGCCGTTGGCACATGTTCGGATTTCTCATCAAACTTTATCGGTTGGTTAAAGAGCAGAATCCCGATGTGATACATGGGTATTTAACCTTTCCAAATATTTTAACCGTCATGTTGAAGCCCTTTTTTCCGAAAGCCCGCACAGTTTATGGCGTACGGGCTTCAAATATGGACCTGAGCCGCTACGACTGGCTGGCTAGATTGATAGATTCAGTAGAATCCCGGTTGTCCCGCTTTACCGATCTCATCATCGCGAATTCAAAAGCGGGTTTTAAATACGCGTTAAAACAAGGGTTTCCCGAAGCAAAAATGATTGTGATTCCTAATGGAATTGATACAGAGCATTTCAAACCTGACTATATAGCTGGGCAGAAGATTCGAAATGAATGGGGTGTCCGAGAGGATGAGTTTTTAATTGGTTTGGTGGGTAAGCTGGATCCGATGAAGGATCACCCTACTTTTATAAAAGCCGCCGCGCTGTTTTCCAAAGAAAAGCAAAGAGAAAACGTTCGTTTTGTTTGTGTGGGGGGCGGTCGGGATTCCTACCGGGACAAACTCATTGCCATGGGAAAGGAATTGGGTTTATCCAATCGCATCCTATGGATCAACCCCCGTAGTGATATGCCAGCCGTTTTCAACGCTTTCGATATCGCCACATCATCCTCATCGTTTGGGGAAGGTTTTCCCAATGTCGTTGGCGAGGCGATGGCATGTAAAATTCCATGTGTTGTCACCGATGTCGGCGATTCTCCCTGGGTGGTGGGAAAAACCGGAATTGTGGTGCCGCCCGAAAACCCGGAAGCCCTGGCCGCAGGGTGGGCTGAATGTATGGCCAAAGACAAAGATGAAGCGGCTCAAGAAGCGCGTTTCAGGATCGAAAACAATTTCAGCTTACGTCACTTATTTCAGCGCACGGAACAGGCGTTGACAATGAATGGTAAAACGCCAAATAATGATCCATTGCTTGAAACAATAGATTAA
- the mviN_2 gene encoding putative lipid II flippase MurJ encodes MVGFFTLLVKVASLSKELVVAYLFGTGDTLDAFLIAYLVPSFVVLIIAGAFKPAVVPTYIQVRDQESPEAAQELLSDLLFITLALLVAMTALLAAIGPYLLTLLGSGFNEQKTIISQNLLWILLPLVILGGLQTIYSSILNAGESFAVAAYSPAVVPIASILILVLLAPNLGIYSLAIGFLVGFALQVLILALCLKKRKISLKPKWTGMNPAVRQVIDQYLPMAAGAFLISSNFLVDQSMAAMLGSGSVAALSYSNKVTATLLGVGAMALGTAVLPYYSKMVAKQDWDGIHHTLKTYRWKVLQVAIPVTLLLFFLSEPLIRILFERGAFTEADTVLVGWTQAMYVLQIPFYVLNILAVRLVSSLKYNKLLLYGNMISLPLNIILNYLLMKVMGIAGIALSTSLVYAVSFVFLSVGLQRKLNSLRPA; translated from the coding sequence ATGGTCGGGTTTTTCACCCTTCTGGTAAAAGTCGCTTCTCTTTCCAAGGAATTAGTGGTCGCATACCTATTTGGCACCGGAGACACATTGGACGCCTTTTTAATTGCCTACCTGGTTCCTTCATTTGTGGTGCTCATCATTGCCGGAGCTTTTAAACCAGCAGTGGTCCCGACTTATATTCAGGTGAGAGACCAGGAAAGTCCCGAAGCGGCGCAGGAACTTTTGTCGGACCTGCTTTTTATAACCCTCGCCCTTCTGGTAGCCATGACGGCCCTTCTTGCGGCCATTGGCCCTTATCTTTTAACGCTTTTAGGATCCGGATTTAATGAGCAGAAAACCATTATTTCCCAAAACCTGCTTTGGATTCTTCTTCCCTTAGTCATCCTGGGCGGGCTCCAAACGATCTATAGCTCGATTCTCAATGCCGGAGAAAGCTTTGCAGTGGCGGCTTATTCCCCTGCGGTGGTCCCTATAGCCTCCATTCTGATTCTGGTTTTATTGGCACCCAACCTGGGGATTTATTCTCTAGCCATTGGTTTCCTTGTCGGTTTTGCACTGCAGGTTTTGATCTTGGCCCTGTGTTTGAAAAAAAGAAAAATCAGTTTAAAACCCAAATGGACTGGCATGAACCCAGCGGTGCGTCAGGTGATCGATCAATACCTTCCTATGGCGGCGGGAGCATTCCTGATCAGCAGTAATTTTCTGGTAGACCAATCCATGGCGGCCATGCTGGGGTCAGGAAGTGTGGCGGCGCTTTCTTATAGCAACAAAGTGACCGCAACTTTGCTTGGGGTCGGGGCCATGGCTCTAGGCACGGCGGTATTGCCCTATTACTCTAAAATGGTTGCAAAGCAGGATTGGGACGGCATTCATCACACGTTGAAGACTTATCGATGGAAAGTTCTTCAGGTTGCAATTCCAGTCACTCTTTTACTCTTTTTTCTATCCGAGCCGCTCATTCGTATTCTATTTGAACGGGGCGCCTTTACGGAAGCAGACACCGTTCTGGTCGGATGGACTCAGGCCATGTATGTGTTACAAATTCCATTTTATGTCCTGAACATTTTGGCTGTGCGTCTCGTTTCTTCTCTCAAATACAACAAACTTCTTTTATACGGCAACATGATATCTCTGCCTTTGAATATTATTTTAAATTACTTATTGATGAAAGTCATGGGCATTGCCGGCATTGCGTTATCGACATCCCTGGTTTATGCCGTTTCTTTCGTTTTCCTGTCAGTGGGCTTGCAAAGAAAACTCAATAGCCTGAGGCCGGCCTGA
- the amsD_2 gene encoding amylovoran biosynthesis protein AmsD — translation MRLTLVIYSLSAGGAERVLSILANYWAKKGWQITLLTMDDGKKLFYELHPAITHRPLAVEGKSSNLFWGLVNNLKRIWVIRKALKASAPQIVISFMKRTNVLVFFATLNFKPPLFVCEHSDPHYSRTSGIWDLLRNLTYLGATRLIVLTQTARSYFSSAIQRHTIVIPNPVLPPENNDWTNGKRDFKTLLAMGRLNKVKGFDLLLKAFAKIAPKHPDWSLVIWGEGPQRASLEKLRDELGLKTRVKFPGTTKQPGEKMRESDIFVLSSRSEAFPMALLEAMARGLPAISFDCPSGPREIIRDGLDGILVPPEDVDAFAHTLDRLMSDENERNRLSLRALEVNERFQLEKVMGMWEDILKSSLRN, via the coding sequence ATGCGATTAACCCTGGTCATTTATTCACTTTCGGCAGGTGGCGCCGAGCGGGTGCTATCGATTCTGGCGAATTATTGGGCCAAAAAGGGTTGGCAGATCACTCTTTTGACGATGGATGATGGGAAAAAACTGTTTTACGAATTACATCCTGCAATCACCCACCGTCCCCTTGCAGTAGAAGGCAAATCGTCCAATCTTTTTTGGGGCTTGGTCAACAATTTAAAACGCATTTGGGTGATACGAAAAGCACTAAAAGCAAGCGCCCCGCAAATAGTGATCTCTTTTATGAAAAGGACGAATGTTCTTGTTTTTTTTGCGACCCTGAACTTTAAACCTCCTTTGTTTGTCTGCGAACACAGCGACCCACATTACTCCAGGACCTCCGGAATTTGGGATCTCTTGCGAAACCTGACTTACCTGGGGGCAACCCGGTTGATCGTTTTGACCCAAACCGCCCGGTCCTATTTTTCATCAGCCATACAAAGACACACAATCGTCATCCCCAATCCGGTATTACCGCCGGAAAATAACGATTGGACCAACGGCAAAAGAGATTTCAAAACCCTTTTGGCCATGGGGCGGTTAAACAAAGTCAAAGGATTTGACCTGTTGCTAAAAGCATTTGCCAAAATCGCTCCAAAACATCCGGACTGGTCCCTGGTGATTTGGGGTGAGGGGCCGCAACGGGCTTCTTTGGAAAAGTTGAGGGATGAGCTCGGCTTAAAAACCCGGGTGAAATTCCCGGGGACCACCAAACAACCTGGTGAAAAAATGCGAGAAAGTGACATTTTTGTGTTGTCCTCCCGTTCAGAAGCCTTTCCTATGGCCTTACTGGAAGCGATGGCAAGGGGTTTACCGGCAATAAGTTTTGATTGCCCGAGCGGCCCCCGGGAGATCATTCGCGATGGCTTGGATGGCATCCTAGTACCTCCCGAAGATGTGGATGCTTTTGCCCACACATTGGACCGGCTCATGAGTGACGAAAATGAACGGAATCGATTGTCCTTGCGGGCGCTCGAGGTGAATGAGCGATTCCAGTTGGAAAAAGTCATGGGAATGTGGGAAGACATACTAAAATCTTCCCTGAGGAATTAA